In Musa acuminata AAA Group cultivar baxijiao chromosome BXJ3-11, Cavendish_Baxijiao_AAA, whole genome shotgun sequence, one DNA window encodes the following:
- the LOC103970587 gene encoding uncharacterized protein LOC103970587: protein MVVWSGKRAVILVWLAALVVVVSMGAVSAAYKDLKAKGALDPASTHYIVLEPRTRSRQERFFCLARGRCRYKTIECPAECPQRKPRRNKVFKGCFADCSSRCETTCKHRLPNCNGYGSVCYDPRFVGGDGQMFYFHGAKGGDFAIVSDDQFQINAHFIGMRPEGRPRDFTWVQALAVMFESHSLVVAARRVDKWDDRFDALAVRWDGKEVTVPTDGEAEWRAPTGGEGKKGSGGTGTREVVVERTGETNSVRVTVAGVVEMDVKVVPITEEEDRAHGYRLPPGDAFAHLEMQFRFAGLTERVEGVLGQTYRAEYVSPVKKGVAMPMMGGEDKYRTTSLLSTSCPYCRFHPPTRVVVDESAAVDVA, encoded by the exons atGGTGGTCTGGAGTGGCAAGAGGGCCGTCATCTTGGTCTGGCTTGCCgccttggtggtggtggtgtccaTGGGAGCCGTCTCGGCTGCTTATAAGGATCTCAAGGCTAAGGGAGCATTGGATCCTGCGTCCACGCACTACATCGTGCTGGAACCGAGGACAAGGTCGAGGCAGGAACGCTTCTTCTGCCTGGCGAGAGGCCGCTGCCGCTATAAGACCATTGAGTGCCCCGCCGAGTGCCCCCAACGGAAGCCCAGGAGGAACAAGGTCTTCAAGGGATGCTTCGCCGACTGCAGCAGCCGCTGCGAGACCACCTGCAAAC ATAGGCTGCCCAACTGCAATGGGTACGGATCGGTGTGCTACGACCCCCGGTTCGTGGGCGGCGACGGCCAGATGTTCTACTTCCATGGCGCCAAGGGAGGGGACTTCGCCATAGTGTCCGACGACCAGTTCCAGATCAACGCCCACTTCATCGGCATGCGGCCGGAGGGGAGGCCGCGCGACTTCACCTGGGTGCAGGCGCTGGCCGTCATGTTCGAGTCCCACTCCCTGGTCGTCGCCGCCCGGAGGGTGGATAAGTGGGACGACCGCTTCGACGCGCTCGCGGTCCGCTGGGACGGCAAGGAGGTCACGGTGCCCACCGATGGCGAGGCCGAGTGGCGTGCGCCGACCGGGGGCGAAGGTAAGAAGGGAAGCGGTGGTACCGGGACGAGGGAGGTGGTGGTCGAAAGGACGGGGGAGACGAACAGCGTGAGGGTGACGGTGGCGGGGGTTGTGGAGATGGACGTGAAGGTGGTGCCGATAACGGAGGAGGAGGACCGGGCACACGGGTACCGGCTGCCGCCGGGCGACGCCTTCGCGCACCTGGAGATGCAGTTCAGGTTCGCCGGGCTGACGGAGCGGGTCGAGGGGGTTCTGGGGCAGACCTACCGGGCGGAATACGTGAGCCCGGTGAAGAAGGGGGTGGCGATGCCCATGATGGGGGGAGAGGACAAGTACCGCACGACCTCCCTCCTCTCCACCAGCTGCCCCTACTGCCGGTTCCACCCTCCCACCCGCGTCGTCGTCGACGAGTCCGCCGCCGTCGACGTCGCCTAG